In the genome of Odontesthes bonariensis isolate fOdoBon6 chromosome 20, fOdoBon6.hap1, whole genome shotgun sequence, the window TACTTATTGCTTGTTTGTTTCAATTAGACACTTTAAAAATGACGTTTTATCAATAACTTTATTAATTATATTCAACGATATGAAATATGGAGGGGTGAGAAAATTATAGTTTTTGAGAAGATGGATATAGTGAACAGctgtgcttttttaaaattatttttaaggTTTACTGGAGTGGGATTAGAacaatataatacatccatggatTAGACCTCACAACTACCGGCACGTGAGAAATTACGAGTTTTGAGGGGGGCACTTGAATGCTTCAACACTGTCGTCGCACATGAGTATGACGTCATGCTCTCGGACCGAGCCGTGACCTGCTGCTCCGGCTAAGCTAGGGGTCCGTGCGAACAGATGTTCGGCAGAAAATACCGTAAAGACCCGCATTTTATGAAATGTTCAACATTGAGGGATATCAGCTCATGGTCAAAGAAGGATAAGACAGCGGTAGGAGCGATTTTATTGAGCAGCAGTCACCTTTGTAGCGCTTGTTTGTATGTAAGTTTAGCGCAGCTAGCTGGCTAAAAGCAGCCAAAAGTGAAACGAGCAGGAGCTTCATGATTGAAAGCTCTGAGAGTTCACTTCAGCCAAACTGAAAcaaggtttgtttgttttttcattattaCAGTTTTTAAATGTCACTTATATTTATGGTGAAGTATGTCACTGTCTCTATGAACGTTACTTTTATTCTGATGAAATTAACAAGGGGgcgttactttaaaaaaaataaaataaaaaaaacacacaaggtGCATCAAATCTAAGTTTAAATTCTTCGGTCCAAATAGAATTTTTCCTATACTGCCACTgcaatttttttattaaaacacgCTTGTTTACTTCCTGTATTGTGACATAAAAATCCTGGTACGTGATGAATTGGGCTCAAAACGAACAACCAAACATTGTGAGCCTAAATATTTAGCAAACGTTTCACTGTAGTGATGGCTATTTAACCATTGCCAGGCCTGATAACTTGCTGTGTCACCTCTTACACCACACTGCAGGTGTTTTACTCATCCATTCAGTGAGGTTGAATATTCTGGATTTAGGTGTCTACGCTCTTGGCAAAAATAACCATAGTTGTTTCCTGGCTTACAGATTGAACGCTTCATCATGGACCCCTGAAATTTTTCAGGTTTCGGCGACTCTTCAGGTCGCTCGTGGTTGTTTTGGATTAGAGGCCACCGTCCATTCTGTCTGACCTCCCGAGTAGAGGGAGCGAGCAGATGGGGAACTGTTGCTGTCAGTCTAAAAGTCCCTGTAGCAGTGCGGAGGAAAGAAGTGGTTTGTTGGAAGATGAGTCAAAAGTCAAATGCACTGGTGACGGTATAGTGGACGGCACTTGTGGTCCTGGAGGAGGGAATGAAATGAGGTAAGACTTAGTAACTGGAAAACAAGTAGGGGGAAATCAAACTGTTGAAGCTGCTAGGCATCAATAAGAGGACAAACCCTCTGTATTAAAAACATCTTGCCAGTAATATTTTGGGTCTTACATCTAATCATGAGTTTGTGTTAGAAATCAAAAATTGAACTCCTACGAACATTTTATGTCTTGGTGAGGAGAGTAGATTCACGTGCACTCATTAAGATACCTTTGAAGAATAAATTAACACTCAGACTTTCCATTTTGGTTTGCGTGGGATGCGCTGTGTGACCAAATCATATTTTATTCGTCCCATTTGAGGTCACATTTGGGACAGAGGGGATTTCCACAAGTCTTTAAGGGGTTTTGGAACAGAAACACATGTCATTTCATGCTCTCATGGGTAATGCTGGGAAATGAAGAAATATGTGACTCTTCTGGTTTAAGGTTTCTTGCTACCTCTTCACATCGTGCACAGAAAgaaactctttttttctgaagCTCTATCTGTTTGTGTTCAGAGCGGTTTGAGGGGTGTTTTTGTTATGCTCTGTGACACTGTTCATGCTGTGTTATGTTACTTAGGAGGGATACCAATGAGGAAGCTGAAGATGCGCAGATGAAGCGGAGTCCTGAGAAGGAGCCCAATAACTCTCAGGGAAATGGACCCTTGCAGAGGGGAAAAATTCAGACCGCGACGCCTTCTCCACACAAAGCATctgaactcaaagaaaactccaccAGAGCACAACACAAAGTAATGAAGGGCACTTCTGCTGACAGTGGACAAGCTGAACGTCTACAATGCACTTTAAAGTCCTCAGCGGATAGTGAAGTTGTTGCACCGTCAAATCCAGAATCACAAAGAGAAAATCCAGCCTCAGTGCAGGAGAAAATCCCAGATGGTGTCCCGCAACAAACTGAAGCGGCCTGCTCTGAAAACTCTTCCCATGCTGAgacaaacacaacagcagagccCATTACAGCGCACAACGTTGAGGAAGAATGCTCCAGAGATGCCATCAACATCATAGCCAAACCATCAGGGGAGTTGACTCCAAAAAATGAAGTGTTATCTGTGCCAAACACTCAACTCGTTGCAGCAGCAGGTCTGGAGGCGTCTGTTTTTGCGGTCAGTCAGGAGACAGACACAAAGGCTCTGAGCTGGTAAGTTACCTggcaaaaacatatttcatGAGGTTAAATCCAAATCCAAACCAATGCAATATTGATTTGACAAAAActgagccaaaatgcagaagcagtgtgcaGATGACTGAGTgcacccttactgcttccatgGGTATTAAGAGGGTAAGTGGCAGCCATGTGCTGCTAATCAAAGGCACTTGATTAACTGATTGTGGCCAGTACACCCTTTAGAAAAGCATAGCAAAGTATtgtagagtcaaatgtgaggccatctgtcccgCAGCTAAAGCCTGGCTGAAACTGGATaatgcaacaggacaatgatcccaaacacagtagCAAATCTACAACTGAATGACTAAAATAGAAAAGAATCAATgttccagtcaaagtccagacctcaacccgATTTAGATACTGTGTTGGGACTTCAGAGAGTTGTGCATACACAAAATGACTGAACTTAAATTAACTGAAGCAACGTTGAGGAGGGGGGGCCCAAAATCCCTATATACAAACCAATTATtgcaagttattgctgctcaagGTTTTTCAACATGTTGCTTCTGCGTTTTGGCATAGTTTTCATTAAATAAAATTGCCATGATCTTACATTTCATGTGTTCATTTGAGGTTGTATTCACTTAATTCCAAGACCTGGCGCTTGAGCTGCGAAGGTTCATATCCAGCGTATCTTTAGGTCATCTGGTTTAACTAACCCTAACAACAGAGATCTGGTTAAGCAGTACTGCGGCGCTGGTTATCAGTTCAGCGAGTCCACCCAGGTTTTACAGCCCCGGATATGTGGACGTTCATGTAAAAGAGTTGGCATCAGAATCACAACTATGTTTCTATTTCTATCTGAACAGATAGAAAGGAAGGAAATCTGAAAAAGAGTGCAGATGATCTGGTTCTGGTTATATAAGATTGGGTAAGCCAGTAAAAGGTGAGGTGTCGGAAAGGCGATTAAAAGTGATCAAATAATAATATTTCCACGAAAGGAAGGAAATTGAACAAAATGATATTTATCTCTCTATATAAGATAGAAGAGTCTTATTGAGCAGGTTGGAAACAAGTGAGATTTGCAGACTGATGAACTCTTAAGACAAAAaagctgcttgttttttttttttgttttttttttgtgaacctCTGAGGACATCATGAAGAATGAATCCAACCAACAATGatttttactttctttcttttaaactaTATATGCATTAAGTTGCACAACACTTCCTGTTGTTTGCTGTCTTAAGTTCATCATCCCTTTAGTCGGGTGTATGGTTATATTGGACCATCAAATCCATTTGTATGATCAATTTACTGGATTTGTTATGTATGGCAAGCTGTCTGTAAGAATCTTTATATCTATTTAATTTTAAACtgttgaattttattttatgctctCGTCAGTGCTGTGACAGTGAATTCGGACAACAGCGGCTCTTTGGCATGCACGGAGGATGGCTCTGAGGACATTCAAGGCCATGATGTCTCCAAGTCTTCCTCTGGATTGGATCCCACAGGACTCGGCCACAGTGTAGAGAAGCGGGACTCTGCCAGCTCCGTCTCGGGGCCAGAAGCCACATCTGCTGCAGATGCCAAGGAGAGGTCAGAGGTGTCAGAGTTTAGTGATATCAAAACAAGgcactttttttatatatataaatcgcATTGCTTGTGTTTTTGGTTGCATCGTTGTGGCCACTAGAGGGGGGTTACAGCTCAGACATTCAGAAACTCATCGGATGTATTTTTCCTGCAATAATTGTACAACTCAGCACAAGGGTCTGATGCAATATGCATTTGCTATACTAACTATATGATATTGGTTTAAGGTATAAATAGTCAACCTagaaatgtaaaataaacattCAAAGATGCATTGTCTTTACAGATTAAAGTCTGAACAGGAAGCAAAGCTAGATCCTGAGAGTCGAAGTCCAGCGTGCTTGAAAGAGGTAATTTCctcaaataaaattaaacaggatgctgtggaggaaACCGTGTTTGGAGTGCAAGGCGAGGATATTTCCAAagcaaaggaggaggaagaggtggaggGCACTCCagcagaggcagaggctcctCAGGTTGAGAAAGATGTTGAGACCCAAGAAAAGATTGAAGAAGTGGAGCAGTTGACAGGAAGCACAGATCTAACTGCCAACATTCGACCTGCCACAGCGGAGGAGGACGATGAAGGGAGCAGGTCTGTACGGATGATTTTATGTTGATTTGTAGTTTGCAATGCTGCTCACTGTGTATGAAACCCTTGTCACGCGAGACAGGACGAGTGCAGAGAGTACAGCAGTAATAAACCTAAAACAGACCTGGAATCAGGCTCCTTCTTATAGTAGTGCTGAGATTTTCATTGTACTGATGTGTATCACACACCGACCTCTTCCTGCGCCAcagctgtcagactgagctgagACGAGCTCATTCACTGCACCCCGGCAGGGCTTTTCTGCTCGAGCAATGCGCCGTGTGAACACCATAAAAGATTAGCTTGCTTTCTATACTGCGTGACTGACCTGACTAATTTGTTGAAATGGATGAgctttatgtgtgttttttagctACTTTTATAGACTTGACAGTAAGTGGTAATTTCTTGACTGGTTCTCTCAGTTGTTGATCAATACGTATTTGCTTCAAGAAAAATCTAAGTGTCAGTTTTTTATGTTAAATGTGTTTCCTTTCCCCCTTAGTGAAGAAGACCTGTACAGAGGAGCTGAGGAGCTGTCTGCACCACAAAGTAATAAACCAGAGCCACCATCTGACTGAGAAACTTAATGTTCTCTGTACGTTCCTATGAGTTATGTAATTACACTCTCTCCTCTTAGATTTAAAGGTAGAGGACAGATGCAGTTTGGCTCCGGCGGTGGATATTCTGTCTTACAGCGAGAGAGAGTGgagaggaaatactaccaaaaGTGCTCTCATTAAGAAGGTCGGTGGCCGTAGAAGAAGTGTTTCAGATTAAAGCCAGTTTAGGTGTGGAGCGTTAATGACTTCCTGTGGTGTTGCTGCAGGGTTATAAAGAGCTGGCCCAGAGGTTTGTACGTTTGAGGAGAGTGAGGGGGGACAACTACTGCGCCCTCCGAGCCACGTTGTTCCAGGTGTTGTCCCAAAGCGCCAGGCTGCCTGCATGGCTGCAAGAGGACGACGTTACTATGGTAAGTGTTCACTTTAAGTTGGTATTCCCTAAAGGCTTGCACGTCATTGTTTAAAATGGTGTCCCAAAGCAGCATTAACTGGGTTTGTTAGTCTCAGTTTTGATGAGGTACAGTTTCGTTCAGACGAACATACTcacatgtatgtttgtttgttttaaacgtTGTGTAAATGCACGGACTGAATAAATCAGATTTTTGCTGAGCTGGCTTCTCTGGCAACCGAAAACATCTCATTGGTAACTTAACTAGAGAAAAgagtagtcggactcacctttgcagcctcttatggggaatttattaaCAGGAACAGCATAGAAACATATCACATGGCAGCATGCAAAGAATTCCCAACAACAACAGCTTGCGAGGTCCTCTTATACTTCCTCATAACATTCTATGCGTACGTCGCCAAAACCCAATCTCTATCTGGCACCACTGTGTCTGAGATTGCCACAACATCTTCCGCTATCACCTTGACGGAGAACATTCTGACCCTAAAAAGTATGTGGTGTGAACAGTGGCAAGGCCCTGCTCCCTCCCACACTTGCAGTACGTTACTTCCATTTAAAAGCATTATAAAAATCAAAAAGAAATAGTCTGATAACTTGCAGTGAACAATTTCCTGCTGAGCTTTCATCCTAATACACAGAGCCTGTAGAGCTTGGAACATCAACGGACTACAGAAACGGGCTCCTTGTAGACAATCATTACTGGATGTTTGCATCTAAACGGTCATATAGTTGTCATAAGGTTGCAATAAACTTCCTtaataaacacacatttttgGGTTAGACTGTCCCAGACTAAGCCAGCTGTCATATTTCTAAGTGGGTAATTGCATTGCCCGATACACGTCATGAGAATGATATTGAGTGTTTTTAAGTAAGTCATTAGATGCATGTATTTATATTCTTTGTACAGTTTTAAGAGACTCATAAGAGTCTTATGATACGAGATCAGAGGTTTGCATTTTTAAGACACAAACTGCAGAGACTTTGTTGCCTTTGGGACTTGCAGGACCTTAGTCTGCTCTTTCACAGACCTGAATCTGCAATCTTCTGCTCTTGGCAAGAGGCTGTGATCCCCTTGTATCAATTAGGCATGAGCCGGTATGATAACCTTAGGCAAAAATATTAGTTTCACAGTACTATGATTACAGctctaaaatgtgtattttaaatgtctgtgtttaaaaacaagaaaaataaaaaataaacttttccaTTAGTAGCAATAATGATATTAATAGATTGGTTTTATATAGAGCTTTTCATAATACTCAAAGCCACTTCCAGttaatgaaacaacagcaaattccccaaagttctgccaatctccgtCAACGAGTTCTGGGCGTTGACGTGGTCGCCATGTTGTTTCAGTGCAGTGTGGTATAGGTGCCTGTACCGCACTTCTTCGCTGAGTCTGGATTCGAATTGGTCCATcctctttgttgtttttggcaCGTGCCAAGATACAAAttttgactggtgcacgactaCGCGGCAACCAAAAAACAGACGGGGGAAAAGTTGGGGAGGCTCGCCTCCTTCAGCCATCATACAGCCTGCAGAGCTGCCTGCTTGTCACTCACAGCAAGCGGAGGTGCGCGGGGGGAGGGGCACTACGCTGCAGCTGCACACGGCGTGAGGGACCTCCACATAAAGATACCGCAGGGACGGTATCACAGAAAATATTAGTGGTTTTGAAACCTTGACTTTTTAATACCGTGGTATACCTTGAAACCTGGAACCGGCCCGTGCCTAGTATTAAGGTCCATCTCTTTAGGTGATTGGTAAAGTTAACTGGCTAGTCATCTCTGTTTAGGAGCTCGGCTCTGCCAAATAAACTGGGTTGAGTGCAGCTTTCTGCCCCTTTGCTCTACATGCACTTCTGCGATGATGTTGGTCAGAAACCCATTTATAACTGAAGCAGAGTCAACTCTGAGCTCGTCATACCTTATTAAAAGAAGTTGAATTACTGTTGTACAcacagaaatgtattttaacAGTACTGTGAGTGCAAAGTTAAGGAAAACAACCTAGTCATtcgttttccttttcttttttttttgtcaatatcTAAATATCTGCAACAGTACCCCCTAATGAGCCACCTATAGTAGTCGCAGACTCTCGTGGATCGTTGACTGAAGTTTTCAATCATTTACTACAATGAGTTCAAAACTGATGCAAGTCATAAAAGTGTAGCACTAAAAAGTTAGTACCTATTACATAAGATCATGCTTAAAAAACGGGAATTTGTTCAAGAACTGACTAACCTGCTGCCTTCATTGCCTCAGCTCTTGCTAACACAGCTTATCTTTGACAATTTTTTGTTTACAGATGCCAATGCAACTGGAGGAACATGAAGAGCTGATAAGCCAGTGGAGATTTCCTGCGGAGTGCATGCAGGGAGACAGCACAGGAGGTGCCACCCAGCAGCTAAAGGGCTATTTGGAGCTTCTCCGAAATACGGTACTGTGGGAAATGATTTTAAAGACGGCACGAGTGCACCGCAGCACTATTTTTAAGCCATCCATATACACCAGGGCATTGATTCCTCAACAGAACTTTTGGATGTGATTGCTACCATATGTCAAAGGGAGGTAGTTTCCTGAGGGCTGCAAggcgttttttatttttttcctgtgtCATTAACTCAGCCTGGTAATTCTCGAAGGATTTGGAGGGATAGATGGGCCCTCAAAGAGCTGTTTGAACTGATAAAAGCACAGTCCGTCTTTACGGTAACAGTCTGAGGCCCGGAGCAGAATTTATAGTCTGTCACTTCCACTGGAAGTATGAGGAATTCTGGAGTTTACTGCACACTCGCTTTTTAAAAGTCAATCCTCTGTTGTTTTATTAGCTGGTGTGACTGTTTGGACTCTTGTGTTACTCTAGTCTTAGCTGAGTGGACAGGAAGAAACATCCTTCAGTATTATAGCTCCTCAGTAAATTAAACTGTGTTGACTGAAGCTTAAGTATGCAGCTTCAGGTTACAGAAAAAAACTACCCATGAAAGCTTTGTTTCTTAAAATTTGGAATTAAATCAATAACCGATGacagattaagaaaaaaaaaaaaaaggctccacGTGAGGCGACACAAACGACTGAGTGTCAGCATGTTGCTCTTATTGTTTAAATGGATATTGTAAAGTTGGACAGAGAGCATTTGCTAATTAGTAAATGTGTTATAGCCACAATCTATCAGATAGTTGTGAAACCTGCATATGGAGCCACAGATCATATTtttgtcttaaagggatagttcgcctcttttgacatgaagctgtatgacatcccatattagcaatatcatttatgaacattgacttaccccccgctgcgtcctgtgagccgagttccagccgagttttggagttgacgaaggtagtccggctagttggctggggacacaaaaataaagcgtcttgcttctcaatatgtgttcaaaagagtaatacatttgcatcacaaaatcgttgtccaggaaaaagtcagacctcacaatcgcttggcgctatttttgcctcccttgatatcaatgcgtccagccacctagcgatagccgcacatgttacggtgtttactgctcggaagcaggggactgctcggtctgctcttcggtctgcacagttttacattggatgcattgatatcaagggaggcaaaaatagcgccaagcgatgtgaggtctgactttttcctggacgattttgtgatgcaaatgtattactcttctgaacgcatattgttttgagaagcaaaacactttatttttgtgcccccagccaactagccggactaccttcgtcaactccaaaactcggctggaactcggctcacaggacgcagcgggggggtaagtcaatgttcataaatgatgttgctaatatgggatgtcatacagcttcatgtcaaaagaggcgaactatccctttaaggttttaTCTGACCCACTTAACAGATACTAAAGGTGTTTGTTTGATAACAGAGACAAAGAAGATGAGAGATTGGACGTAGTTAATGTAGGTGATTAGCTGTGATTGGTTGATACCTCATTAGCTGCATCTGAATGAACCCACATCTTGCTGCATAATTGCAGCTTTTTAAATGCCTGAATTTGCAGCCTTTTCCTTCTTTATTTTTGAAGAAATATATCTTTGAAAAGCTAAAACCAGCTGAagtttgtactttttttaaatgactcaTGCTCCTCTGATTGGTCTCCAGTGGCAGGCAGCAGTGGACTGCATCTCCCCTGAGGAGCGGCAGCAGCTGTGCGAGCGAGTGTTCcagggaggagaagaggagcTCGGGCTGCTGGAGGCGCTCAAACTGCTGATGCTGGGCAGAGCGGTGGAGCTGCACAGCTGCATGCAGGGAAATGGAGATGTCCCTCTCTTCTGCTGGCTGCTGTTTGCTCGGGACTCGTCAGACTGTCCACGTTCCTTCCTCTCCAATCACCTCAGGCATGTTGGCCTCAGTGCGGGGCTGGAGCAGGTAGAGAAACCaaacacttcttctttttttttttttttcttgttgtttgctGATCAGCTTTATGGTAAAAAAAGAGCTGTTGGAAGGGATTTTCTTCGCTTCTGTTGAATCCAA includes:
- the LOC142370378 gene encoding uncharacterized protein LOC142370378 — encoded protein: MGNCCCQSKSPCSSAEERSGLLEDESKVKCTGDGIVDGTCGPGGGNEMRRDTNEEAEDAQMKRSPEKEPNNSQGNGPLQRGKIQTATPSPHKASELKENSTRAQHKVMKGTSADSGQAERLQCTLKSSADSEVVAPSNPESQRENPASVQEKIPDGVPQQTEAACSENSSHAETNTTAEPITAHNVEEECSRDAINIIAKPSGELTPKNEVLSVPNTQLVAAAGLEASVFAVSQETDTKALSCAVTVNSDNSGSLACTEDGSEDIQGHDVSKSSSGLDPTGLGHSVEKRDSASSVSGPEATSAADAKERLKSEQEAKLDPESRSPACLKEVISSNKIKQDAVEETVFGVQGEDISKAKEEEEVEGTPAEAEAPQVEKDVETQEKIEEVEQLTGSTDLTANIRPATAEEDDEGSSEEDLYRGAEELSAPQNLKVEDRCSLAPAVDILSYSEREWRGNTTKSALIKKGYKELAQRFVRLRRVRGDNYCALRATLFQVLSQSARLPAWLQEDDVTMMPMQLEEHEELISQWRFPAECMQGDSTGGATQQLKGYLELLRNTWQAAVDCISPEERQQLCERVFQGGEEELGLLEALKLLMLGRAVELHSCMQGNGDVPLFCWLLFARDSSDCPRSFLSNHLRHVGLSAGLEQVEMFLLGYALHCTIQVYRLYMADTEEFVTYYPDDHKDEWESVCLVTEDDRHYNVPVVEAAEPQEGLTFL